The DNA region TTGCCTGATTCCGACGCATAAATCGCACGAAACCGGCTATCTTGCGCGCCACATGTTCAATATGCCGACCGCTATAACCCCACATATATTACGATGGCGTTTTCAACCCGCCCCGGTCGAACCGGCGCCATCTGCCCATGTCCTTGCCGCGCATGATCCGCTTTCTGAAACCTGCCCTGCTCGCCGCGAGCGCGATTTCGTTTGCCTTCGCCGCGCAGGCCCGCGCTGACGAACTCGTCGTGTCCGCGGCCGCGAGCCTGACGAATGCCTTCAAGGCCGTCGGCGACGCGTATGAGAAGGCGCATCCCGGCACGAAGCTGCTGTTCAATTTCGGCGCCTCCGACGTGCTGATGCAGCAGATCGTGAAGGGCGCGCCCGCCGACGTGTTCGCGTCCGCCGACCAGAAAGCGATGGACAAGGCCGCCGGGCAAAAAGCGATCGTGTCGTCGACGCGCAAGGATTTCGCCGCGAACTCGCTCGTGCTGATCGTGCCGACGGACAGCAAGCTCGCGCCGTCGAACCTGAACGAGCTGACGACGGCGAGCGTGAAACGCGTTTCATACGGCGATCCGGCATCCGTGCCTGTCGGCCGCTACACGGAAGGCGCGCTGAGGGCGGCGGGCGTGTGGGACGCCGTCAGCGCGAAGGGCGTGCTGGCGTCGAACGTGCGGCAAAGCCTCGATTACGTGTCGCGCGGCGAAGTCGACGCCGGCTTCGTGTTCGGCACAGACGCCGCCGTCATGCCCGACAAGGTGAAGGTCGCGCTGACCGTGCCGACCACGACGCCGATTACCTATCCGATCGCGCAGGTCGAAGGCAGCAAGCACGCCGCCGACGCGCAGTCGTTCATCACCTTCGTGCTGTCGCCGGCAGGTCAGGCCGTGCTCGCGAAGTACGGCTTCAAGCCGGCGCACTAAGCCGCGCCGCCAGAGACCAGGCACGACGCTGACATCATGGAACAGGCCTGGATTCCACTGCTGCTGTCGCTGAAAGTCGCGGGCTGGGCGACGGCGCTGAACATCGTATTCGGCGTCGCGGCCGGCTTCGGCCTGGCGCGCTGGCACTCGGGCGCGCGCGATCTGATCGATTCGCTGCTGACGCTGCCGCTCGTCATGCCGCCGACGGTGCTCGGCTACTACCTGCTCGTGCTGCTCGGCCGGCGCGGCGTGTTCGGCGCGTGGCTCGACCGCTTCGATATCCAGCTGGTGTTCACATGGCAAGGCGCGGTGATCGCGTCGATGGTGGTCGCGTTTCCGCTCGTGCTGAAGTCGGCGCGAGCCGCGT from Paraburkholderia caribensis includes:
- the modA gene encoding molybdate ABC transporter substrate-binding protein, with amino-acid sequence MSLPRMIRFLKPALLAASAISFAFAAQARADELVVSAAASLTNAFKAVGDAYEKAHPGTKLLFNFGASDVLMQQIVKGAPADVFASADQKAMDKAAGQKAIVSSTRKDFAANSLVLIVPTDSKLAPSNLNELTTASVKRVSYGDPASVPVGRYTEGALRAAGVWDAVSAKGVLASNVRQSLDYVSRGEVDAGFVFGTDAAVMPDKVKVALTVPTTTPITYPIAQVEGSKHAADAQSFITFVLSPAGQAVLAKYGFKPAH